The genomic segment TACACCAAACCTAACACGCCAGCCGCTATGACCAGCCCTATCCATGACGTCATACCAAACCCCTGTCGTTATCTGTTGTGGCGCGCCGGGTGACGCGCGTGCCGGGCAGGCACGTCCATACCCCTCCCGGCAAGATCAGGAGAGTGCCGCAACTTTCAGACAGGTGCAAGTTAGGTAATTGCGAAAGTAATCGCCGCAAAATGTCGCACATTTATTGCACCGCAACCTGTATTCAAACTTCACAAACCCGTGAACACTTGCGGTATAAGCGGTGGCGACACACCGTCAGTTCATCAACTTCTTGGGGTTTTGCGCCAGTATTTCCAAGGTTTCGATATTTCCCGCCCCGGCGATCTTGGTAAATTCCGGGATCATCACCTTTTTGAAACGCGCCTCGTCCAGCGTGTCGCGCTTGTTCGGCAGCGCGAAACTTTGCTTGTGCGCTGCACGGATCAGAAGGTCGCGGAAATAGGGTTCCTTGAGTCGCAGCGCATTGACGTCGGCCTTGGCCGTCAGGTTGATGCGCAGGGTCACAAACAGGTAGTTGATGACGCGGCCATTCTCGGTGACCGGCAGGGCCACGGGGGCCAGCTTGACATAAGGCTCACCGCCCTCCTTCTTGGCTTCGGAAGCCAGTGCGGGCATGGCGAAGGCGCACAGGAGCGTGCTGAGCAAAAGGCGTCGGGTCTGGGTCATGGCCTGAATTTAGGCGAAAACGGTTTAGAAGCCGTTTAGGGGCTCTGTGCAGATGGTTTTGAGAAACACAGATTACACAGATTTCACAGATTATACGTTTCAAATGGCAAGCGATCGCTTCCGCGTGCTCCACGGCACGAAGCGCCAATCTGTGCAATCTGTGGTTTCTCTAAAAAAGCTTGGCACACATGCGGGGCATCCGTAGAGCCTCTTCCAGGCCTCAGACGTGGACCCAGCCCTTGTCCTCGATCTCGATGACCTTGCCGCCGCTGATGACCGAGACCTCGCCGGTTCCGGCTTCGCAATGGCCGATCTCATAGAAACCGGCGGCCTTCAGAGCCTCGGCCCCGGAGGCATTGGCCGTGCACAAAATCTGGTAATCGTCGCCACCGGTGATCAGATCGGTCACATCGGCCCCCTGCGCGATGGCGGCGCGGGCCGCGGCCGAAGTCGGCACGCGGTCGAGGTCAATCACAAGCGCCACCTCAGAGGCTCTGGCCATATGCAGGGCGTCGGCGATCAAACCGTCCGAGACGTCCATTGAGGCATGGGCGTGATCGAGCACCACCTCGGCCAGATCGTCGCGCGGCTGCGGCAGGCGATAGGCCTGCACCAGATGCGCCTTGTGTGCCTCAGACAGTTCGTCAAATTCCCCGCGCAGCACGCGCAGGCCCAGATGGGCGTCGCCGATAAAGCCGCCAACCAGCACATGATCCCCAACCCGCGCCCCGGCGCGCGACAGGGCGCGGCCCACGGGGGCATGGCCGAAGGCGGTAATGCTGAGCAACAGCGGGCCTTCGGTCGAAACCGTATCTCCGCCGAACAGGTCGAAATCAAATTCATCCTGATCGAGGCGCAGGCCCGCCGCAAAGGCCGCCTTGCCCTCATAGGCCATGCCCTTGGGCCAGGCGGTCAGGAGTTGATAGCCATAAGGGTCGGCCCCCTTGGCCACGAGGTCAGAGATGTTGACCCGTAACAGCTTGCGCGCCACCTGATCGAGCGGATCGGTCGAAAGGAAGTGCACCCCTTCGACCATGGCGTCGGTGGTGACCACAAGGTCATAGCCTTCGCGCGCGCCCAGCACCGCCACATCGTCGATCAGGCCGCGCGCCTCGGCATTCAGGCCGGCCAGAGGCTTGAACAACCGGTCGATGACGCTGAATTCGCTGTTGTCGCCGGTCATGGGAGGCTTACCTTGCGTCCTTGGCGATGCCGTCCAGGGCGCCGTTGACGAACCGTGCCTCTTCATTGCCGAAGAAGGCCTTGGCGATCTCGACATATTCGTTGATCACCACCTCGACGGCGACATCCGGGCGGAATTTCAGTTCCCACGCCCCGGCGCGCAGGATGGCGCGCAGCGTGGTGTCGATGCGGTCAAGACGCCAGTTGGAGGCCAGACGCTCGGCGATCAGCACATCGATTTCGGCCTGAGCCTTGACGATGGTGCGCAGACCATCAGCGAAAAAGGCCTCATCCGCCGTGCCCAGACGCTGCTCCTCGCCGCCCTCGCCTTCGATGTGGCCATCAAAGCGGAAGTCGGCAAATTCGCGGATGACCGACTCAACGCCCGTCCCTGCAATCTCCATCTGATAGAGGGCCTGTACCAGCACCAGACGCGCCACGGTGCGGGCGCGCTTTTCCTTAAGCGACAGACGCCCGGACTCGGCCGCCTCATTGGCGTTCAGTTGCTCGATGACGGATTTCAGGCTCAGCGGATCAACCATGGTTGCCTCCGCGAAGGGCCTTCTTCAGGGCGATCATGTCGAGCGCCACCTTGGCGACCGTGCCGCCCTTGTCGCCTTCCGAGCGGCGGGCGCGGGCCCAGGCCTGATCCTCGTCCTCGACGGTCAGGATGCCGTAGCCGATGCACAGAAGCTGTTTCAGCGTCAGGTCCATCAGACCGCGCGCCGATTCTTCGCACACATAATCGTAATGGGTCGTCTCACCACGGATGACGCAGCCCAGTGCGACATAGCCGTCATATTTGCGCCCGGCGGGCCCCTGAGAGGCGTCTTCGGCCATGGCGATGGCGCCCGGCACCTCAAACGCCCCCGGCACGGTGATCACATCATATTCCGCGCCATAGGCTTCCAGCGCCGCCTTGGCACCGGCCAGCAGCTCATCGGAAATATCCTCATAGAAACGGCTTTCGACGATGAGGATGCGCAGGGGGGTATCAATGGTCAAGAGTTCAATCCTTGAGGACAGGTTCAGTCCGTACTTACTGGCTTATCGAGAACATAAAAAGCCAAATCTCACGACAGGGTGCGTTTAGCTGAGCGGTTTCCAGTCGATAATCTGAAGCCCGTAGCCTTCCAGCGCAGCAGGCTTAGGCTTGGAATCCGACAGGGCGATCATGTCACGCACCCCCAGATCGAGCAGAATTTGCGCCCCAACGCCATAGTCGCGCAGGCCGCGTGGCTGAGGCGTGCCCGCTTCGTCGGCAGAAAAGCGGTTGGAAATCACCTTGGGGTCGAGATCACGCAGCATGACCATCACCGCCGGGCCATCATAGGCGGCCAGCGCCTTCATCGCCTGTTCGACCAGACCGGCGCGACCGTCCGAAGCCCCCAGCACGTCGGCGGCGACATCGAGCTGATGCATCCGCACCAGGGTCGCCTTGTTCGGCACCGGCTGATGCTTGACCAACGCGATATGTTCGCCCTGATCGAGGCGGTTGCGATAGACGAACAGGCGGAACGGGCCGCCCCATTGGCTTTCGAAGGGCTTTTCCAGTACGCGATCGACAAAGCGCTCCGTGCGGCGACGATAGGCGATCAGGTCGGCAATGGTGCCGATCTTCAGGCCG from the Asticcacaulis excentricus genome contains:
- the thiL gene encoding thiamine-phosphate kinase, with the translated sequence MTGDNSEFSVIDRLFKPLAGLNAEARGLIDDVAVLGAREGYDLVVTTDAMVEGVHFLSTDPLDQVARKLLRVNISDLVAKGADPYGYQLLTAWPKGMAYEGKAAFAAGLRLDQDEFDFDLFGGDTVSTEGPLLLSITAFGHAPVGRALSRAGARVGDHVLVGGFIGDAHLGLRVLRGEFDELSEAHKAHLVQAYRLPQPRDDLAEVVLDHAHASMDVSDGLIADALHMARASEVALVIDLDRVPTSAAARAAIAQGADVTDLITGGDDYQILCTANASGAEALKAAGFYEIGHCEAGTGEVSVISGGKVIEIEDKGWVHV
- the nusB gene encoding transcription antitermination factor NusB, with translation MVDPLSLKSVIEQLNANEAAESGRLSLKEKRARTVARLVLVQALYQMEIAGTGVESVIREFADFRFDGHIEGEGGEEQRLGTADEAFFADGLRTIVKAQAEIDVLIAERLASNWRLDRIDTTLRAILRAGAWELKFRPDVAVEVVINEYVEIAKAFFGNEEARFVNGALDGIAKDAR
- a CDS encoding 6,7-dimethyl-8-ribityllumazine synthase; this translates as MTIDTPLRILIVESRFYEDISDELLAGAKAALEAYGAEYDVITVPGAFEVPGAIAMAEDASQGPAGRKYDGYVALGCVIRGETTHYDYVCEESARGLMDLTLKQLLCIGYGILTVEDEDQAWARARRSEGDKGGTVAKVALDMIALKKALRGGNHG